TCCACGTGgactcgagcagcagcagaaagtGGGTGTTCATGGGCCCGAGACGCCAGTGCCAGGGTAGCATCTTGTGCAGGACAGAATGGCCCACGTACATGATGATGGCGTTCATGCCACATTCGGAAAAGGGCCAGCCCGACCACCAGCCGTCGCGCACATCGATGATGTAGTAGAGCAgggccagcagcagaagggCCACGCTGACGGTGACAAACACAAACGAAAGCGACCAGAGGTTCTTGTTCACGGGTATTACGCCACCCTCCCGGGAGAAGCCGCACAGAGCACCACCGACGAGCCCCAGGAGCACGGAGAGGAGCAGCCAGCGCCTAAGGCGGGTCTGCCAGGTGGTATGGACGAGGAGCGTGAGACCGGCAAAGGCGCCCAACAGTACCTGGACAATGCTGAGAAGGCAGCCTGCAAGTACAGACTTACAGAATTCTGTAGATATTCTGAAGATATTCGAGACTCACCAAAGACTCCCTCCGGATCGAAGGCACTGGAGTCGTACACATACTTGGCTGTGGGATGCTGGTAGATATGCGCATTGCCCAGGACCTGCAGGTCCACATAGCCAGCTGCGCCGCCAATGCAGTTCGGATGCGCAGCCAGGTCGTGCTTTCCGCCGGGCCCCAAATAGCCGCGCGGACAGCCGGGCACAGGCAGGCCGAAGGTGAGGCCCAGATAAGCGGCGATCAGGGCCAGGAGCACGGCCAGCTCCCCGCTGAACAGACAGACATCGTATATGGCCCGATGCCAGGCGCGCTGTGGCTGGACCTGTTCGCGGCGGCTGCAGAGGGTGTGCAGGATGCCGACAATAAGGAAGGCAATCCCGAAACGCTGCAGCACCCCCATGAGACGCAGTTGCTCCAGTGAGGGGCCGCTCATCGAGTTGAGGCAGAGGCCGATGGCAAACAATTTGATGGAGCGCCAGAGGATGCGCAGACAGATGCGGACCTTGCTGTTGCCGCGCGAGAGCTGTGCCTTGACCGAGAGAGGTATGCAGACGCCCATGATCCACAGGAAGGAGGGGAAGACCAGGTCGGCGAGATGCAGGCCGTTCCAGGCGGCGTGCTCGATCCACGCATAGCCGCCGCCCCCGCTATTCACGAATATCATCAG
The Drosophila miranda strain MSH22 chromosome XL, D.miranda_PacBio2.1, whole genome shotgun sequence genome window above contains:
- the LOC108161578 gene encoding heparan-alpha-glucosaminide N-acetyltransferase; amino-acid sequence: MSLLVEYTDPRWRGLNMRDLAVDQAYMYLRSEYGEPSYLYTLSDECYTCPYTKVKALPAAGSGQQLEPLQLSTEYALNFKIFQHDQGRYAHENVSALCWLRRTDLQEFGVYNLTLLPNGTCDFAVDKPGVPINYAFLSVFVLVAAVLILLKLGSCAWRCYRYDEAAAAADSIGAAAAKATQRKRLRSLDTFRGLSIVLMIFVNSGGGGYAWIEHAAWNGLHLADLVFPSFLWIMGVCIPLSVKAQLSRGNSKVRICLRILWRSIKLFAIGLCLNSMSGPSLEQLRLMGVLQRFGIAFLIVGILHTLCSRREQVQPQRAWHRAIYDVCLFSGELAVLLALIAAYLGLTFGLPVPGCPRGYLGPGGKHDLAAHPNCIGGAAGYVDLQVLGNAHIYQHPTAKYVYDSSAFDPEGVFGCLLSIVQVLLGAFAGLTLLVHTTWQTRLRRWLLLSVLLGLVGGALCGFSREGGVIPVNKNLWSLSFVFVTVSVALLLLALLYYIIDVRDGWWSGWPFSECGMNAIIMYVGHSVLHKMLPWHWRLGPMNTHFLLLLESTWNTLLWVGIALYLDAHEFYYSL